AGCTTTGCACTTAGCTATCACATTCTTGGAGAGCCTGAAAGAGCATTAAAATATTTTTTAAGAGCAGTTGAACTCCAGCCTAATGTAGGTATATCCTACGAGAACTTAGCCTGGTTTTACTACTTAACAGGCAAATACGATAAGGCAATAGAAAACTTTGAAAAAGCTATTTCCATGGGCAGTACAAACTCTGTCTATAGAAGTTTAGGAATTACCTATGCCAAAATAGGAGATTATAAAAAATCCGAAGAATATCTTAAGAAAGCTTTAGACGCAGAACCTGAAAAACCCTCAACTCATATATACTTTTCGTATTTAAAAAGAAAGACCAATGATATTAAACTAGCAAAGGAATATGCTCTAAAAGCAATTGAGCTTAATAAAAATAATTTTGATGGTTATAAAAATCTTGCTGAAGTAAACCTTGCTGAGGATGATTATGACGGCTTCTATAAAAATCTTGAAATATTTTTAGAAAAAATAAATTTTGTAACTAATGGAGAAGACTTTAATGATGAAGTTTATGATAAAGTTAAAGATAATGAAAAGTTTAAGGAGCTTATAGCTAAAACCAAAGTAATTAAATTTAAAGATTTAGGCATAGAAATCGATGATAAAAAAATACTTAACGGAAAATTTTTAGTATAAAAGAAGCTATATCTTAATTCAAAATTAAGATATAGC
This DNA window, taken from Clostridium acetobutylicum ATCC 824, encodes the following:
- the solR gene encoding Sol locus transcriptional repressor SolR, producing MNLLNLFTYVIPIAICIILPIFIIVTHFQIKSLNKAVTSFNKGDRSNALEILSKLVKSPIKNVKANAYITRERIYFYSRDFELSLRDLLQAIKLRPKTINDVYSFALSYHILGEPERALKYFLRAVELQPNVGISYENLAWFYYLTGKYDKAIENFEKAISMGSTNSVYRSLGITYAKIGDYKKSEEYLKKALDAEPEKPSTHIYFSYLKRKTNDIKLAKEYALKAIELNKNNFDGYKNLAEVNLAEDDYDGFYKNLEIFLEKINFVTNGEDFNDEVYDKVKDNEKFKELIAKTKVIKFKDLGIEIDDKKILNGKFLV